Genomic segment of Candidatus Neomarinimicrobiota bacterium:
GTGATGTGGTAATTTTCAAATATCCCCGGGACGAGTTTCAGAAATATGTAAAAAGGTGTGTCGCTGAACCCGGTCAGGTTGTCGAGGTTCGGGTTAAGAAGGTCCTCGTGGATGGCAAGGAGTATATTTTGCCACCGGAAGGGAAATTCGTGGAAAGGAACAGAGTTCCGTCAGGGGTGGTTGGACACGGCATTTTCTTGCGCACGGGCGGTAATCGCGATCACCTGGGTCCCATCTCCGTGCCTCAAAAAGGAGACATTGTTCCTATAGATGAGGAGACGGACTGGGACTACCTGTTGCCGATCATGATGATGGACGGTCATCGCGTTACGCTCGAGAGTAAGCCCTATGACAGGGTCTTCGAGTTCACAATGAAAGATCCGGGTGATATTGCCCGGCGTTACACTTCCGGCATACGGCACCGAATTCGCCAGTATTTCTCATCTTTCCCCAGACGTCCCGGGAAACTTGACAGGTTGTACAAGAAATACTACCGGCAGGATAATCCGGGAGGGAGGCTGCTGAACGTATGGAATTTCAAGCTTACCGAAGGGGTTATCGCCTATCTCCGCCTCGATGGTAAGCCCATCACAACGCTCGATTCCTACGTGGTGGAGCAGGGCTACTACTGGATGATGGGGGACAACCGGGACGAAAGTGCCGATTCCCGTTACTGGGGATTCGTGCCCCATAAGTTGATTCTCGGAGAAGCCGTCTTCGTATATATGTCCTGGGATTTCAAGAATGGTGGTCCCCGGTTTCACCGGATAGGCAAGACTATTTCCTGACAAGGTCAGGTTGTTTCCTTCTTTCTATATCTCCAGGTGTGTGTTATTTTTGACTGGATTTTGTCCTGTCATTTCCGATCATGAACTGGAATCCGGAGATCGACATTTTCCTTGGTTTGTCGTCTTTAAATGAGGTGTGCCAATGAAATATCTCTATAGTGCAGTCATCCTTGTCTATCTGGGCCCCATTTTGGCTCAAGAGGAGGCGGATACGACCACCGTGGATACTTCCCGAGTTGTCACCGAAGAACAAGGTGACACCATACAGAGAGGTACCCCTTCCGCGGAGACACCTGAGGATACAGTTTCCATGACCCTGGACTCAGGATACAAGGGTTTTCCATGGGGAATGGATCGGGATCAGATGGAACGATACGTGACAGTCGATTCCGCAGGTATGCGCCACGGTGAAGACCGGGTTATCTTCACCGGAACTCTTGCTGAAGATTCTGTTACGTTCACTTATTTCTTTTCAGATTCAGGATTCTGGAAGGTCTCCATTGATTACGGGTCTCCCGGAAAAAAGCTGGAGGAGTATCTCGGCCGTTTCTCAAGGATTGAGAAGTTTATCTCCAAACGGTACGGATCTCCGAGACGGACGACTCAGAACGAAATGGGAACCGAACGAGAATACCTATTCTCGGATTTTCCCAAGCTGGCCAGGGCGTATTTCCGCTCCTCCTGGGAAGTTGAGGACGTGAGGATAGAGCTCCTTCTTCACGCGATGGTTGCGAGAGAAGAGGAGCAGGTCCCTGTTTTCGCTGACGTGGTTCCCATACTGCGTCTCTACTATTACCATCCTGATTTCTACGAGAACGTCGAAACAAAAGACGCCAGGATGCCGGAAAAGATGATTCTTGATGCCTATTGAGAGGATACGGTTTCCTTCACCACTCCGGTTTTCGAGTTTGGCGTTCGTTTTTCTGGTTTCCTTCAGGCTGTCAACCTGTTACAATCCCCCGCCCATGGTGAGAATATATGACTACGATATCCCCCAGGATGAAGTTCTTCTCCAATGTCAAAAGGCCCTGACAGAACTCGGCTATGAAATCGAGCTGTATGCTCCCCTTGACTACCATCTTGTGACTAGAACCGCCACTGCCAAAAAGCTTTTGCGAAAAGTACACTACGTGGTGTACGTGAAAGTTCAGGACCGGATTACCGTTTACGTTTATGCGGAGGCACGCACCTTCAAGCGCGCATCAGAAATGGGAATTCGAGTGGGTGAACTCACGGAACTGGGGACTACCCGCAATTTGGGAGTCCATTTTCAGGCCGAGATTTTCGATCCCATCACCGCGGAATTCGAAAGAAAAGGTTTTGTATCCTGGGATCCGGCAGAGGACAATCGCCTCGATGACCTGGATATTCTGGCCTCAGAACGACGGGATCTCAGGGAACAATATGAGAGGGAGGAATTGGAAAAGCAGAAGGAGAAAACCGAGTGGGAGGGGAGAGTTGGAGAATACACCACGGAGAGGGACAATTCTCGTTATGAGGCTGCCATCGAAGCGGAGCACTATGTGACGGTAATGAAGAGGGAACTTTTCCCTTTGAAAGATTGGTCCTTGATTGACATATCGAAAACGGTCGCGGAGAACGAAGACTCTCTGGGAAAGGTCCTTAAGGGAGTTCTGGCTGAATTACCTTCCTACAGTGGAAAGGGGAGAGCTCAGTGGGTGGTGCGACAGGATGGGAGAGTCGTGGATGCCAGCGTGTCTGTAGATTCATCTCCGCATACCCCGGATGATGAAATCTCCTACGGCATCTCCAATGTCTTCCGGAGAATGATCTTCTTGCCCACTGGTCCAAGGTTTGGCTACCTGATTCTCACCCTGGAGTTCAGTTTCTCGGGAGAGTACCATAATCTCAAGTATCGCTTTAAGAGACCGAGAATTTCTGGTTTGGTGGAAGATTTTCCGCTGGCAGACGAGGCGACGATACACGACACGTTTTTTGAAAAATGACCTGTTCAGAACGGGATATTCCAGGTAGGGCGACATTGTGTTTCTCAATAACCAGGGAATGGAGTAAATTATGCGTCGCTTGTTGAGTTTTGGTCTGCAGTGCCGAATCATTTTGGGTGTGGAGATCCGGAAAAATCGTATATTTCACAGGAGGACATTATGGGTATAGATTTTGAGAACCCGGATAATAGGAGGGATTATCTTTCAGAGAAGCTGGATGATTTATTGGACGGCATCAATGATACGTACGGAACAGTGTTGATGGATGAGTTGATTTCAAGACTCGAGAAAACGGTAACTGATTTTAACCAGGAGGTGAAAGAATTGATGGATCAGCTGAGGGCCAGAAGCGAAAAGAAGGAACAACTGCTTGGAAAGCTTAGATCCGCTGAATCAATTGTGCCAGAGGAATCGACAGAAGTTCCTGAAGAACCGAAGCGAGCGATGACCAAGCTGGAGAAGAGGCTCGAATCTATGGACAAACCATAAAGGGGCAGTGATGGGAACGAAAGACAAGATATTGATTTTGATCGTTGCTGCTTGGATCGGGGCTGCGGTCTATTTTAAGACTACGGCCGATAGACTGTTCGATCGGATAGACGAACTCGAACTGGAACAGGCGAAACACGTCCAAGATGTAAACGATGAGTTCAGAAAAGACCTGAGGACATTGAATTTGCAGTTCATCGGTCGCGGAAAGCATTTGAGAAAAGCGCAAAAGGATATTGTTGCCAATGAGCAGCTAATCCGCGATGTGTCCGATTCCCTTTCTCGCAACATAGCCTCTGTTCAGATCAATCTTGATGAGCATAGCCGGTCCACGGACAACAAGTTCAGCGAGGTTGACAGCGACATTAAGGCCCAGGAAGACCGGTTCAATTCCTTCAAGCGAAGATCCAACAGACAGCTGGGAGATATCGATTTGCGCCTGGCGACGGTGGAGAAGGACGTTGCCGACTTGAACGAGAGAGTTCCGAAGACAGAGAAGGAGAAGGAATAGGACAACCTCTCAATCCAACCTCATTTATTCACCCCTTATGGGGAGTCACGGAACATTCATAGATGTGAGGTCATCCGGAAGCCCAGAAAAAGCCGGTGGCTTATCGGTTATCCGGGGGAAAAACCGAGGTTCGAGCGGGTTAGCCCCGCGATTTACGACAACCTTATGATAGCAAATAGGGGCAGACTTCGTAATGACCTCGGAGCACTAAGAAGATCTACCCCTACCTCGCGGGAGAGGCTTTTTCAAGACCTCGCGAGGAAGATACACTTTTAGAATTGTATCTGTCAAGTGTTAATGTTATTTCTGAAGTAGTGGGGTTATTTAACTAAATCTAACGAAATAGTTGGTCTTCCGCCGGGCACGATCCCCCTAAAGTACCGGTTTAATCGTGCTCAACGGCAATGTCCAGGTGCGAAGAAAATCCCCGGAGCGTTCCCAACACTTCTCCCTGAGAGTTCAGTCTGACTATTCGACGTCCGGAAGCATCATAGACCAAAACTCCCGGATACTCTAATCCGGGGTTACTCCTGATTCTGGAAAACACCCCCGCAGTGCCCAGGTCGAGTTTCCTGACTTCCCAGTCTCCCTCCTCTTGTTCTATGAACTGAACACTCCATTGCCTCTCGAACCTGTCGGAGACCACCAGCCAGATTCTTTCCGCGTCCATGTTCACTGACAGATCATGAATTATGTAGTCCGGAAGATAAGTGTTTCTGGTGCCGTCCTCATGGATAGCCACCACTCCCGAATCCGTGGCAACCCACACGATTCCCCTGCCGGGGAGAACAGACAGCGTCCGCGGGAAAGGCGCCACCGGGAATCGAGCCACCCGGCCTGGGGATTCAAGGTCGACTCTCAGAACCATCTGGGAGTCGGCAACGGCAATCCAGACAGTTTTCCCTACAGGATCTACGGCGAGGCGCGTATCGAAAGAAATCCCGAGTTCACACGGTATGTTGTCCAGTACCATTCCATCAGGAGCCAAATGTGTAAGTTCTGACAAACCCACCATGGCTATGAAAACTTCGCCGGACTGCGCATCTACTGCAAGATCCACGGGACGAGAGAGGAGAATCTCAGAAAACCGGGCTTCTCCATCCGTCGTCATCCGGACAATCCGGCTCGGATAGAGACTGGCAACCCAGAGACTTTCTCTGGGCACATCGATGTCGATGGCGATGGGTGAGTAAGTGAATTCTCTGAACAGGACATGCGCGCCGTCGTAACTCACTCGTGAAAGCGTTCCATCGTAGAAATCGGCAACCCAGTAGTTGAAGGGTCCGGGGATGATTGTCGCCGGGTCGGACTGAGCGCTCTCCCAGGTCTCCGTCACAGCTGTCACGGTATAGGAGTAGGTGGAGTCATAGTGAGGAATCGTATCGGTGACATGAGTATCCTCCGAAGACAAATTCGTGATGAGAAAGGTGTCCTTCCAGTCTCCCGTGCTCCTGCGAACGTTGTATCCTGTTATACTGCTGTTCTGAATATGATCCCATGAAATGGAGATGAACTTTCGGCTGGAGGAGAGAGTTACTTCGGAGGGCTTCCCTCCTGTTTCGGGATTAGAGGGATCGAGGGGATTCAGCCGCTCTCTGTCGGAGCAATTGCTGATCACGGCGGCAAACAAGATAATGAGGGGAGATAATCTCCTCCTCATTGTTTCAATGTTTGAATGAATGAAAACAACGCCACCAGTAATGAAACCTCGAACACCACAAGGCTGTATCCTGCCTTATGATCCAGACTCGCTGTCCTGTCGAAATAATGCCCCATATCACGGGGATTGCCGGCGTGGAGGTATTGATCGTAAGCGTCGCCGGCCCTGGACATGTAATAGTGAGCAGAAACTCCCGAAGCCAGACACAATGTCGCCGCCAGGGCTGCTATTCTTGCATTGATTACCTTCTCTTCATTTTCTGATGACTCGACAGCAATGGATTTCTGGAACGACGTATCGCCGAGAACATCCTGCAAGGATTTTGTGGCTTCCACCTGTTGGTTTGCCGTCGTAGTTCCCAATTGATCCAATCTCATAACCTGGGAAATCGCGGTTGCCAGACCGGGCAAAAAGATAATAAGAAGAAAAAGGGATTTCGTCAGGAACTTCATTCTACAGGTATCTCACCTGCCTCCGCCGAGGCAAAAACGTTGATCCTTTTGCCGTCATCCGCAATGATCAGAAACCGGTCGGTTATCACGGCGGGGGCGATGATGCGACGATCCAATTTGTGTTTCCAAATGGGTTCCCCTGTGGATTTTTCCAGGAATATGATTTCTCCGCCTAGAGTGACGGCGACCAGGAAGGACTCCGACACCACGATTTCAGAGTTGATGATTGTCTGAGCATCGTACTGCCATACGGTTTTGCCGTTGGACCGTCGTAAACAATAGATCTCTCCTGACGATGAAGGAACATACACGTTGGTGCTATCCAGAGCCACGGAGGCGTAGATTGGAGCTCCAAAGTTCTTCCTCCAGATCGTGCTTCCGTTCTCAGAATCGAAACTGTAGACCGTTCCGGTCAGTGTTGTTACATAAACATTTCCTTCTGAGGCCACGGGATGTGAGTACGGTTTTCCGGAAAGTGTATCATGCCAGGCGAGTTTTCCGTCTGTTGTGCTGCGAGAGTACACTCCACCCTCGATATCACAATAGTAGATCCTGTCTGAGAGAAGGGCCGAGGATCTGGCGATTCCGTCGTTTTCTTTCCGGGTCCAAAGGATTCTCCCGCTATCCCTCTCAAGGCAGTAGAAGTGTCGATTCATACTGCCAACGAAGATCTTGTCGTTTAGAACAGTAGCCGAGGATTCCACCGGACCCAACGCGGCTCTCCACAGAAACTTCCCCTTCACCAGATCGTAGGCCGCCAGGGATTTCTTTTCTTTTCCCAGAGCCCAATAAGCAACATCTCGTGAGAAAGTCAGTCCTTGCAGGGGCATCTTGCCGAATCTCTTTCTGTCCAGT
This window contains:
- the lepB gene encoding signal peptidase I, coding for MNTTVEKVFREIKSIFIIVLIALSLRATVIEAYIVPTGSMENSIMTGDFLIGNKFVYGMRTPDWIGIPYTELGFLVPWTRFPEFKKTRQGDVVIFKYPRDEFQKYVKRCVAEPGQVVEVRVKKVLVDGKEYILPPEGKFVERNRVPSGVVGHGIFLRTGGNRDHLGPISVPQKGDIVPIDEETDWDYLLPIMMMDGHRVTLESKPYDRVFEFTMKDPGDIARRYTSGIRHRIRQYFSSFPRRPGKLDRLYKKYYRQDNPGGRLLNVWNFKLTEGVIAYLRLDGKPITTLDSYVVEQGYYWMMGDNRDESADSRYWGFVPHKLILGEAVFVYMSWDFKNGGPRFHRIGKTIS
- a CDS encoding PQQ-binding-like beta-propeller repeat protein, coding for MTFLAILLLMSPSCVGRLTINPVDAEAGGWLTRGGDFGRTSRVDSEELYPPLVLKWKRQFAAGVSGQPIVTGRALLLPLLNGEMIVLDLIDGKKLDRKRFGKMPLQGLTFSRDVAYWALGKEKKSLAAYDLVKGKFLWRAALGPVESSATVLNDKIFVGSMNRHFYCLERDSGRILWTRKENDGIARSSALLSDRIYYCDIEGGVYSRSTTDGKLAWHDTLSGKPYSHPVASEGNVYVTTLTGTVYSFDSENGSTIWRKNFGAPIYASVALDSTNVYVPSSSGEIYCLRRSNGKTVWQYDAQTIINSEIVVSESFLVAVTLGGEIIFLEKSTGEPIWKHKLDRRIIAPAVITDRFLIIADDGKRINVFASAEAGEIPVE